In the Wyeomyia smithii strain HCP4-BCI-WySm-NY-G18 chromosome 2, ASM2978416v1, whole genome shotgun sequence genome, one interval contains:
- the LOC129724833 gene encoding SLIT-ROBO Rho GTPase-activating protein 1-like isoform X1, translated as MNGVTLMDENDVDIKSPIRRLGSTRKLNLFNNIRQQLNEQLKFLDVRMESQISLIQELQDFFRRRGEVELDYSKSLDKLAKSLQLRHKEQRQKREQWPMFSSYSCWQQLVNQTKSLSRDHAALSEIYSVHLVARLQSVWDDVQRIYRKCREIGFETHVEILRILQELHTNMKTYHTYQTEAKEAEKKLRAAENQRMKLQQSVPKEKLERSKKYRLIEKEVLKRKNKYTDARLKALKAKNEYQLCLEASNTTIHKYFVEDLSDLIDCMDLGFHSVVSRALLMHVSADQGRCRAVLNNTDTLSHIINSMDSRADKQKFLEQHSAAFMIPKRLEFQGQEEDIEPELQKALHQEMESRLFQLEQRVNNLRMESEEIWKTLETAEINLLEILNTKDYDCSTSFGDGAAGFPKPELKLRSDKNEIEEFYITKIREYILATSRIARLDSKAEFLRSALTKDSVVKADTLTKSNVPKRKRIGRMNKSGRPKLFGGSLEEYLETTAEEIPLILRSCIRVINLYGLHHQGIFRVSGSQVEISNFKEGFERGDDPLADTTDASDINSVAGVLKLYLRELREPLFPLIYFDHFVSLAQLESKHEIVLGIRKFFQSLPKSVVIVIRYLFAFLNHLSEYSDENMMDAYNLAICFGPTLMPAPEDKDQVQYQNQVNELIKNIIVYHAELFPKDLGGMQYEKFISSEPFEDIDVGDSPTEQVSEDPDSEVYPSEDESDTFEAIVQFDFNARSQRELSLRKGDNVILYNQVSNDWWRGAVNGKTGLIPDKYISLKIKDEDRDKSEHLKSSSSEESVRKRRPSGNISLNSQLSICTQNSNTLSNITCGSDYTGSTISTATQSGGGGGGGGGSGGGNGSTSSVLPVTGLLQTMSSSPGHPQYQTIQQMQQQQQLQSPQIPINHQVTHQPPLPSAHPLIGEKLIAELKDPDYIHYDTVDLKASTYSYHDEPHSFENSAEFLEEMNHFTFEQQKPSEPIYAEPTKITVQRDKSPVPGESGGGLGSGGGDEPEDAVEFRYALGGMGDPPEHTKSALMLNRRSDTLPGGAGRGGKGDGKNQAVDENGEPKPMRKYHSKSFSLSENKLSLVSGVGGTGASTLNVFQQNRDLWQKRAAQSSYQNLATSRILSRNRIAPDLVMDLPPAIGKDGTGSASRESLDSELEDMTSAERFAAQNQCTLKKNERFSTESVVYENTSNSGKKEVKLDLKGGPPSDKPKAEVKPQESTNKTPTSTDIPKILEEDSGGDVGEDVAEGITKVSSEEVDLHIDESSVGDGLQVAVSVPKELAKSPIPARNTQKFVSQFADLHLTGGCLVKASENTSAAAATSLAQEQQAKSLSSFKPQVKVKPQILKKPQVLPPHTPEMGRRSQD; from the exons ACATCCGACAACAGCTGAACGAACAGCTCAAATTTCTCGATGTACGCATGGAATCACAGATCTCGCTGATTCAGGAACTGCAAGATTTCTTTCGGCGGCGTGGTGAGGTAGAGTTGGATTACAGCAAAAGTCTCGATAAGTTGGCCAAGAGCTTACAATTACGACACAAGGAACAGCGACAAAA ACGCGAACAGTGGCCAATGTTCTCGTCGTACTCATGCTGGCAACAGCTGGTAAATCAGACCAAATCCCTGTCCAGGGATCATGCCGCCCTTTCCGAAATATACTCAGTACATCTGGTGGCACGGTTGCAGTCTGTCTGGGATGACGTACAGCGGATATACAGAAAG TGCCGCGAAATAGGCTTCGAAACGCACGTAGAGATTCTGCGGATCCTGCAAGAGCTGCACACCAATATGAAAACCTATCATACGTACCAAACCGAGGCCAAGGAAGCTGAAAAGAAACTCCGCGCTGCGGAAAACCAACGCATGAAACTGCAGCAAAGTGTGCCCAAAGAAAAGTTGGAGCGAAGTAAAAAGTACCGATTGATCGAGAAAGAGGTACTGAAGCGCAAGAACAAATACACCGATGCAAGACTGAAAGCCCTTAAGGCAAAGAACGAGTACCAGTTATGTCTGGAGGCTTCCAACACCACCATTCACAAATATTTCGTCGAAGATTTGAGCGATCTAATTGAT TGCATGGATCTCGGATTCCACTCGGTAGTTTCGCGGGCGTTGCTAATGCACGTTTCCGCCGACCAGGGCCGCTGTCGAGCCGTTCTGAACAATACGGACACTCTATCGCACATAATAAACTCGATGGACAGTCGGGCTGACAAGCAAAAGTTCCTTGAGCAGCATAGTGCAGCTTTCATGATTCCGAAAAGGCTCGAGTTCCAGGGTCAGGAAGAAGACATCGAGCCGGAACTACAGAAAGCATTACACCAAGAGATGGAATCACGACTATTCCAACTCGAACAGAGGGTCAACAACCTGCGAATGGAATCGGAAGAGATCTGGAAAACGTTGGAGACGGCAGAAATTAATTTATTGGAAATTTTAAACACAAAGGACTACGATTGTAGTACCTCGTTTGGTGATGGTGCGGCTGGTTTCCCGAAACCGGAGCTTAAGCTAAGATCGGACAAGAATGAGATCGAAGAATTTTATATTACG aaaattcGCGAATATATCCTCGCCACATCACGAATAGCAAGGCTTGACTCGAAGGCAGAGTTCTTGCGTAGTGCCCTGACTAAGGACTCAGTCGTTAAGGCGGACACACTCACCAAATCCAACGTACCAAAGCGAAAGCGAATCGGTCGTATGAACAAATCCGGTCGGCCGAAGCTTTTTGGTGGCTCACTGGAGGAATACCTGGAAACTACCGCCGAAGAAATCCCACTTATCCTGCGAAGCTGCATCCGGGTTATCAACTTATATG GATTACACCATCAGGGTATCTTCCGAGTGTCTGGATCTCAAGTAGAAATAAGTAACTTTAAGGAAGGCTTCGAGCGGGGCGATGATCCGCTGGCCGACACTACCGACGCCTCGGATATTAATTCAGTGGCCGGAGTGTTGAAGCTATACTTGCGAGAACTTCGGGAACCGTTGTTCCCGTTGATTTACTTCGACCATTTCGTCTCGCTTGCAC AATTGGAATCGAAGCACGAAATCGTGTTGGGCATTCGAAAATTCTTCCAGAGTTTGCCAAAGTCGGTCGTCATCGTGATCAGATATTTGTTTGCGTTTTTGAACCA CCTATCGGAGTATTCAGATGAAAACATGATGGACGCGTACAATTTGGCTATCTGTTTCGGTCCCACACTGATGCCTGCACCGGAAGATAAAGATCAAGTGCAGTATCAGAATCAGGTCAACGAGCTGATCAAGAATATCATTGTCTATCACGCGGAACTATTCCCCAAGGATCTCGGAGGCATGcagtatgaaaagtttatctCGTCCGAACCGTTTGAGGATAT agATGTAGGTGATTCACCAACAGAGCAGGTGTCAGAGGATCCGGACTCGGAAGTGTACCCTTCGGAGGATGAATCAGACACATTCGAAGCCATTGTGCAGTTTGACTTCAACGCACGATCCCAACGCGAGCTGTCATTGCGCAAAGGAGATAACGTGATACTGTACAATCAG GTCTCGAATGATTGGTGGCGTGGAGCGGTAAACGGCAAAACCGGGCTCATACCAGATAAATACATTTCACTCAAAATAAA GGACGAGGATCGGGACAAAAGTGAGCATCTCAAGTCATCCAGCTCGGAGGAATCGGTCCGGAAGCGGCGCCCTAGCGGAAACATCTCACTGAACAGTCAACTCTCGATTTGCACCCAAAACTCAAACACTCTGTCGAATATTACCTGTGGAAGTGACTACACAGGTTCTACCATCAGTACCGCAACTCAGAGTGGTGGAGGTGGTGGTGGCGGCGGAGGCAGTGGTGGTGGGAATGGAAGCACCAGCAGTGTTCTACCTGTAACTGGTTTGTTGCAAACAATGTCTTCCTCACCTGGTCATCCACAGTATCAAACGATACAACaaatgcaacaacaacaacagctacAGTCACCACAAATTCCAATCAACCACCAAGTTACGCATCAGCCTCCACTTCCGTCGGCCCACCCGCTAATAGGGGAAAAGTTGATCGCGGAGCTGAAGGATCCAGACTACATCCATTATGACACGGTGGATCTCAAAGCGTCAACCTACAGCTACCACGACGAACCACATTCGTTCGAGAATTCAGCGGAGTTCCTGGAGGAAATGAACCACTTTACATTCGAG CAACAAAAACCATCGGAACCGATTTACGCCGAACCGACTAAAATCACCGTCCAAAGAGATAAATCGCCTGTTCCGGGCGAGAGTGGTGGCGGACTTGGCTCGGGTGGTGGCGACGAACCAGAAGATGCGGTGGAATTTCGTTATGCTCTCGGGGGAATGGGGGATCCACCGGAGCATACCAAATCGGCACTGATGCTGAACCGTCGCAGTGATACCCTGCCAGGAGGAGCAGGACGAGGAGGTAAAGGAGATGGCAAGAACCAGGCGGTTGATGAAAACGGTGAACCGAAACCGATGCGGAAATACCATTCGAAAAGTTTCAGTCTGTCGGAAAATAAGCTTAGCTTGGTATCCGGAGTTGGTGGCACAGGAGCTTCGACATTGAATGTATTTCAGCAAAATCGAGATTTGTGGCAGAAACGAGCCGCACAGAGCTCTTATCAAAACTTGGCGACATCGAGAATTCTTAGCCGAAACAGAATCGCTCCGGATCTTGTAATGGATTTACCTCCAGCTATCGGAAAGGATGGAACAGGCAGCGCATCTCGTGAATCGCTGGACAGCGAACTGGAAGATATGACATCAGCGGAAAGATTCGCGGCTCAGAACCAGTGTACGCTGAAAAAGAACGAGAGGTTCTCCACGGAATCAGTGGTTTACGAGAACACCAGTAACTCGGGAAAGAAGGAGGTCAAACTGGACTTAAAAGGTGGACCACCATCGGACAAACCGAAAGCGGAAGTGAAACCACAGGAGAGCACTAATAAAACTCCGACTTCGACAGATATTCCGAAAATCCTAGAAGAAGATAGTGGGGGTGATGTAGGTGAAGACGTTGCCGAAGGCATCACTAAGGTCTCCTCGGAAGAGGTAGATCTACACATTGACGAGTCTTCCGTTGGCGATGGTCTCCAAGTAGCCGTGTCAGTGCCTAAAGAACTGGCTAAAAGTCCGATCCCGGCACGAAATACGCAAAAGTTCGTATCTCAGTTTGCCGATCTGCATCTGACCGGCGGATGTTTAGTTAAGGCGTCAGAAAACACATCCGCAGCGGCTGCTACCTCGCTAGCCCAGGAACAGCAGGCCAAAAGTCTCAGTTCATTCAAACCACAAGTCAAGGTCAAGCCACAAATTCTGAAGAAGCCCCAGGTGCTCCCCCCACACACGCCCGAAATGGGACGAAGATCACAGGACTAG
- the LOC129724833 gene encoding SLIT-ROBO Rho GTPase-activating protein 1-like isoform X2 translates to MFQCIIQQRNGWIHQPSPEFRDVFPDIRQQLNEQLKFLDVRMESQISLIQELQDFFRRRGEVELDYSKSLDKLAKSLQLRHKEQRQKREQWPMFSSYSCWQQLVNQTKSLSRDHAALSEIYSVHLVARLQSVWDDVQRIYRKCREIGFETHVEILRILQELHTNMKTYHTYQTEAKEAEKKLRAAENQRMKLQQSVPKEKLERSKKYRLIEKEVLKRKNKYTDARLKALKAKNEYQLCLEASNTTIHKYFVEDLSDLIDCMDLGFHSVVSRALLMHVSADQGRCRAVLNNTDTLSHIINSMDSRADKQKFLEQHSAAFMIPKRLEFQGQEEDIEPELQKALHQEMESRLFQLEQRVNNLRMESEEIWKTLETAEINLLEILNTKDYDCSTSFGDGAAGFPKPELKLRSDKNEIEEFYITKIREYILATSRIARLDSKAEFLRSALTKDSVVKADTLTKSNVPKRKRIGRMNKSGRPKLFGGSLEEYLETTAEEIPLILRSCIRVINLYGLHHQGIFRVSGSQVEISNFKEGFERGDDPLADTTDASDINSVAGVLKLYLRELREPLFPLIYFDHFVSLAQLESKHEIVLGIRKFFQSLPKSVVIVIRYLFAFLNHLSEYSDENMMDAYNLAICFGPTLMPAPEDKDQVQYQNQVNELIKNIIVYHAELFPKDLGGMQYEKFISSEPFEDIDVGDSPTEQVSEDPDSEVYPSEDESDTFEAIVQFDFNARSQRELSLRKGDNVILYNQVSNDWWRGAVNGKTGLIPDKYISLKIKDEDRDKSEHLKSSSSEESVRKRRPSGNISLNSQLSICTQNSNTLSNITCGSDYTGSTISTATQSGGGGGGGGGSGGGNGSTSSVLPVTGLLQTMSSSPGHPQYQTIQQMQQQQQLQSPQIPINHQVTHQPPLPSAHPLIGEKLIAELKDPDYIHYDTVDLKASTYSYHDEPHSFENSAEFLEEMNHFTFEQQKPSEPIYAEPTKITVQRDKSPVPGESGGGLGSGGGDEPEDAVEFRYALGGMGDPPEHTKSALMLNRRSDTLPGGAGRGGKGDGKNQAVDENGEPKPMRKYHSKSFSLSENKLSLVSGVGGTGASTLNVFQQNRDLWQKRAAQSSYQNLATSRILSRNRIAPDLVMDLPPAIGKDGTGSASRESLDSELEDMTSAERFAAQNQCTLKKNERFSTESVVYENTSNSGKKEVKLDLKGGPPSDKPKAEVKPQESTNKTPTSTDIPKILEEDSGGDVGEDVAEGITKVSSEEVDLHIDESSVGDGLQVAVSVPKELAKSPIPARNTQKFVSQFADLHLTGGCLVKASENTSAAAATSLAQEQQAKSLSSFKPQVKVKPQILKKPQVLPPHTPEMGRRSQD, encoded by the exons ACATCCGACAACAGCTGAACGAACAGCTCAAATTTCTCGATGTACGCATGGAATCACAGATCTCGCTGATTCAGGAACTGCAAGATTTCTTTCGGCGGCGTGGTGAGGTAGAGTTGGATTACAGCAAAAGTCTCGATAAGTTGGCCAAGAGCTTACAATTACGACACAAGGAACAGCGACAAAA ACGCGAACAGTGGCCAATGTTCTCGTCGTACTCATGCTGGCAACAGCTGGTAAATCAGACCAAATCCCTGTCCAGGGATCATGCCGCCCTTTCCGAAATATACTCAGTACATCTGGTGGCACGGTTGCAGTCTGTCTGGGATGACGTACAGCGGATATACAGAAAG TGCCGCGAAATAGGCTTCGAAACGCACGTAGAGATTCTGCGGATCCTGCAAGAGCTGCACACCAATATGAAAACCTATCATACGTACCAAACCGAGGCCAAGGAAGCTGAAAAGAAACTCCGCGCTGCGGAAAACCAACGCATGAAACTGCAGCAAAGTGTGCCCAAAGAAAAGTTGGAGCGAAGTAAAAAGTACCGATTGATCGAGAAAGAGGTACTGAAGCGCAAGAACAAATACACCGATGCAAGACTGAAAGCCCTTAAGGCAAAGAACGAGTACCAGTTATGTCTGGAGGCTTCCAACACCACCATTCACAAATATTTCGTCGAAGATTTGAGCGATCTAATTGAT TGCATGGATCTCGGATTCCACTCGGTAGTTTCGCGGGCGTTGCTAATGCACGTTTCCGCCGACCAGGGCCGCTGTCGAGCCGTTCTGAACAATACGGACACTCTATCGCACATAATAAACTCGATGGACAGTCGGGCTGACAAGCAAAAGTTCCTTGAGCAGCATAGTGCAGCTTTCATGATTCCGAAAAGGCTCGAGTTCCAGGGTCAGGAAGAAGACATCGAGCCGGAACTACAGAAAGCATTACACCAAGAGATGGAATCACGACTATTCCAACTCGAACAGAGGGTCAACAACCTGCGAATGGAATCGGAAGAGATCTGGAAAACGTTGGAGACGGCAGAAATTAATTTATTGGAAATTTTAAACACAAAGGACTACGATTGTAGTACCTCGTTTGGTGATGGTGCGGCTGGTTTCCCGAAACCGGAGCTTAAGCTAAGATCGGACAAGAATGAGATCGAAGAATTTTATATTACG aaaattcGCGAATATATCCTCGCCACATCACGAATAGCAAGGCTTGACTCGAAGGCAGAGTTCTTGCGTAGTGCCCTGACTAAGGACTCAGTCGTTAAGGCGGACACACTCACCAAATCCAACGTACCAAAGCGAAAGCGAATCGGTCGTATGAACAAATCCGGTCGGCCGAAGCTTTTTGGTGGCTCACTGGAGGAATACCTGGAAACTACCGCCGAAGAAATCCCACTTATCCTGCGAAGCTGCATCCGGGTTATCAACTTATATG GATTACACCATCAGGGTATCTTCCGAGTGTCTGGATCTCAAGTAGAAATAAGTAACTTTAAGGAAGGCTTCGAGCGGGGCGATGATCCGCTGGCCGACACTACCGACGCCTCGGATATTAATTCAGTGGCCGGAGTGTTGAAGCTATACTTGCGAGAACTTCGGGAACCGTTGTTCCCGTTGATTTACTTCGACCATTTCGTCTCGCTTGCAC AATTGGAATCGAAGCACGAAATCGTGTTGGGCATTCGAAAATTCTTCCAGAGTTTGCCAAAGTCGGTCGTCATCGTGATCAGATATTTGTTTGCGTTTTTGAACCA CCTATCGGAGTATTCAGATGAAAACATGATGGACGCGTACAATTTGGCTATCTGTTTCGGTCCCACACTGATGCCTGCACCGGAAGATAAAGATCAAGTGCAGTATCAGAATCAGGTCAACGAGCTGATCAAGAATATCATTGTCTATCACGCGGAACTATTCCCCAAGGATCTCGGAGGCATGcagtatgaaaagtttatctCGTCCGAACCGTTTGAGGATAT agATGTAGGTGATTCACCAACAGAGCAGGTGTCAGAGGATCCGGACTCGGAAGTGTACCCTTCGGAGGATGAATCAGACACATTCGAAGCCATTGTGCAGTTTGACTTCAACGCACGATCCCAACGCGAGCTGTCATTGCGCAAAGGAGATAACGTGATACTGTACAATCAG GTCTCGAATGATTGGTGGCGTGGAGCGGTAAACGGCAAAACCGGGCTCATACCAGATAAATACATTTCACTCAAAATAAA GGACGAGGATCGGGACAAAAGTGAGCATCTCAAGTCATCCAGCTCGGAGGAATCGGTCCGGAAGCGGCGCCCTAGCGGAAACATCTCACTGAACAGTCAACTCTCGATTTGCACCCAAAACTCAAACACTCTGTCGAATATTACCTGTGGAAGTGACTACACAGGTTCTACCATCAGTACCGCAACTCAGAGTGGTGGAGGTGGTGGTGGCGGCGGAGGCAGTGGTGGTGGGAATGGAAGCACCAGCAGTGTTCTACCTGTAACTGGTTTGTTGCAAACAATGTCTTCCTCACCTGGTCATCCACAGTATCAAACGATACAACaaatgcaacaacaacaacagctacAGTCACCACAAATTCCAATCAACCACCAAGTTACGCATCAGCCTCCACTTCCGTCGGCCCACCCGCTAATAGGGGAAAAGTTGATCGCGGAGCTGAAGGATCCAGACTACATCCATTATGACACGGTGGATCTCAAAGCGTCAACCTACAGCTACCACGACGAACCACATTCGTTCGAGAATTCAGCGGAGTTCCTGGAGGAAATGAACCACTTTACATTCGAG CAACAAAAACCATCGGAACCGATTTACGCCGAACCGACTAAAATCACCGTCCAAAGAGATAAATCGCCTGTTCCGGGCGAGAGTGGTGGCGGACTTGGCTCGGGTGGTGGCGACGAACCAGAAGATGCGGTGGAATTTCGTTATGCTCTCGGGGGAATGGGGGATCCACCGGAGCATACCAAATCGGCACTGATGCTGAACCGTCGCAGTGATACCCTGCCAGGAGGAGCAGGACGAGGAGGTAAAGGAGATGGCAAGAACCAGGCGGTTGATGAAAACGGTGAACCGAAACCGATGCGGAAATACCATTCGAAAAGTTTCAGTCTGTCGGAAAATAAGCTTAGCTTGGTATCCGGAGTTGGTGGCACAGGAGCTTCGACATTGAATGTATTTCAGCAAAATCGAGATTTGTGGCAGAAACGAGCCGCACAGAGCTCTTATCAAAACTTGGCGACATCGAGAATTCTTAGCCGAAACAGAATCGCTCCGGATCTTGTAATGGATTTACCTCCAGCTATCGGAAAGGATGGAACAGGCAGCGCATCTCGTGAATCGCTGGACAGCGAACTGGAAGATATGACATCAGCGGAAAGATTCGCGGCTCAGAACCAGTGTACGCTGAAAAAGAACGAGAGGTTCTCCACGGAATCAGTGGTTTACGAGAACACCAGTAACTCGGGAAAGAAGGAGGTCAAACTGGACTTAAAAGGTGGACCACCATCGGACAAACCGAAAGCGGAAGTGAAACCACAGGAGAGCACTAATAAAACTCCGACTTCGACAGATATTCCGAAAATCCTAGAAGAAGATAGTGGGGGTGATGTAGGTGAAGACGTTGCCGAAGGCATCACTAAGGTCTCCTCGGAAGAGGTAGATCTACACATTGACGAGTCTTCCGTTGGCGATGGTCTCCAAGTAGCCGTGTCAGTGCCTAAAGAACTGGCTAAAAGTCCGATCCCGGCACGAAATACGCAAAAGTTCGTATCTCAGTTTGCCGATCTGCATCTGACCGGCGGATGTTTAGTTAAGGCGTCAGAAAACACATCCGCAGCGGCTGCTACCTCGCTAGCCCAGGAACAGCAGGCCAAAAGTCTCAGTTCATTCAAACCACAAGTCAAGGTCAAGCCACAAATTCTGAAGAAGCCCCAGGTGCTCCCCCCACACACGCCCGAAATGGGACGAAGATCACAGGACTAG